The nucleotide window GGAGGATAACTTATAAGACGTGTCCGCCGCAAGGCGCTCCGCCGTCAGGACCTTCCCCATACTTATGTATTGACAATGTCTGTACATACACTAGTCTGGTCACGTCGAGATTAGGAGACCGCCATGCCCGCAACCACGCGACTCAAGAACGACGTGATCCAGATCCGCGCTTCCGCCGAAACTAAGGCGCTGTTCGTTCACGCGGCCGCCTTGCGCGGGCAGAAGCTGTCGGAGTTCATGCTGGAGAGCGCCCGTCACCAAGCCGAGGAAACCCTCCTCGACCAGCGCGTCTTCTTTTTGGATGAGAAGGCTCATACGCGCTTTCTCGCCATGCTCGATGCGCCACCCGAGCCTTCCGCCGAGGCCCGCGCCCGGTTGAACCGGAAGACGTCCTGGGAAGCCTGAGTGCAGCATCGCCGCCGTTGAGCGCGCCGGAGCCGCTAGGCCCGAGGCATGACGTCTCGCGTTTCACAAACGGCGTCCATCCGTCGCTTGATCAGTGGCTGCGCGAGAGGGCGCAAGCGAGCGAAGGTTTGTCCGCCCGCACCTATGTGGTCTGTCCACGGGATGAGCCGGAGCGCGTCGTCGGCTATTTTTCAATCTCCACAGCGCTCGAACAGCGCCGGATTCTCCCCTCCGCGAAACTGCGTAGCGGAAGTCCGGAGCAGGTCCCGCTGCTGCTGATCGGCCGGTTGGCCGTGGATGCGAAATGGCGTGGCCGGGGGCTGGGATCGGCGCTATTGGCGGACGCGCTGCGGCGTTGTCTTGCCGCATCCGAGATTGCAGGCGTGCGCGGCGTCATCGTCCATGCGATCAACGATGACGCCGCCAACTTCTACAAAGGCCATGGGTTCGTCCGCTCTCCTCTGGGCGAGCGCGTCATGCTTATGCCGATCGAAACGGTCCGTGCTTTGGTCGGATAATGCTCTACCGCAAGGCGCTACACGCCGCCGTGCCTGTCCAGCAATGAGTCAGACAGAGCCATCAGTCGCGGCCCGTCGGTCCAGAGCAGCAGGCAGCGCACCGGGCGGCCCGGATAAATAAGGCCGAGCGCCTGACGGTAGACGGCCATTTGCCTGAGATAGTAAACCGGCGCGTCATTTTCATTTTCGGGAATTAGGCGGTTGGTCTTGTAGTCGATAACGCTTACCGCTTCGCCGGTGACAAGCAGGCGGTCCACCCGCGCCGAGATCACATGGCCGAATACCTCGCCGCTGATCGCCGCCTCGGCCCTGCTTCCCGGCCCGAACAGAGGGGCAAATTCCCGATGCTCCAGCACCGCCATGACCTCATCGGCAATCTCGGCCTGCTCCGCGTCATTCAGGCAATGGACCGGCATTTTCAGGTAGCGGCGGGCGGCGGCGGCGCGCCTTGACGGATCAAGGTCGGGAAGACTTTGCAGCAGCCGATGGATCAATCGCCCGCGTTGAAAGCGCGCAATCCCGTCAACGCCCAAGGGTTGGCGCATAGCCGGTTCTTCTCCTTCGGGGCGTGACGGGATTAGAGGCCTGAGCGGCGTCGGTTCCTGCGGCGGCGGCGCTACGGCCCATGCCGGCGGCGTCGAAGGTTCGGCAACGGGGCGCCGCCCGCCGCCGCTCTCCCTGGGGGCGGCCTCCTGCCGCGAAGCCAGACGCAGCCCCGGTTCATCAAAGCCGATGACGGGAACCTCGACGGCGCTCCCGCAGCCCGCGATCGAAGCACGCGCCATGTCATACCAGCATCCCTGGGGCGGACCCGTTTCCGCCTGCTTCGCGCCGGCGAAACTGCAGATGTAAAGACGGTCGCGGGCGCGGGTCATGGCGACGTAAAGCAAGCGGTTATATTCCTGCCGACCGACGCGACGAACCGCCTCGCGCAGGGTGCGGCAGGCTTCCGGCTCGGTGGATTTATCGGCGGGCCACAGGGGCGTATTTTCACCCCACAAGATATAATCCTCCATTCTCTGATCCGGAACGGAGAAGGTGTCGGGCAGAAAGATCACGTTGGCCTCAAGCCCTTTGGCGCCGTGCACGGTCAAAACCCTAACCTCCGGGCGACCGATATCCAGGTCCCGTTTGACCTCGGTTTCGCCGGCGGCGATCCAGTTAAGAAAGCCCTGAAGCGAAGGCGTGTGGGTGCGTTCGAAATCAAGGGCCAGACTCAGAAATTCGTCGATAGGGTCGGCGGCTTCATGACCGAGGCGCGACAGAATGGCCCGACGTCCGCCCTTGGCGCCCATGACATGGGCAAAAAACTCAAAAGGCGGGGCGTAGTCGGCGCGTCTGAGGATATCCTTCAGATAAGCTGCGGCGTTTGCAAAGGCGGCTTCATCAGAAGCCTTTTCCCGCAACGACCGCCACAATGAACCGGAACGCTGATAGGCGATCCCGTACAACGCCTCGTCATCAAGACCGATGAACGGCCCCTTCAGCACTTCGGCCAGGGTCAGGTCGTCTTCGGGCATAAGGGCGAAACCGCCGAGAGAAATCAAGTCCATGACCGCCAACTGTTTGGTAAGTTTCATGCGGTCGGAGCCGGCGACCGGCACGTTGCGGACCTTGAGAGCGCGGATCATGGCGTCGGCGAACGTCCCGCGTTTGCGCACCAAAATCATAATGTCGTCGGGACGGATGGGGCGACCGGCGGAAACCAGTTCTTCTTTATCGTCGATCCAGCGGCGTATGGCATCGGCGATGCGGCCGGCCAGGATCACCGCCGGCGCGTCCGTCCCGACGCGATCAACGGGATCATCCCATGCCGTATCGTCGGCAACTTCCCCCGGCTTGACGACAGGCCAGACCTCGACCAGCCCGGCATGGCCTGTTCGCTTGGCGTGGTGGCGAATTTCTTCGTCCTCGCCGCGCAGTCCGTCGGCGGCCTCAGCAACGGCGAACACCCGGTCAACGGCCCCAAGGATATCCGGAGTCGAACGATGCGACTGAATCAGCGACGTCTCCCGCCAGGCGCGGCCTGCGTTCGTCGTTTTTTCACGAAAATACGCGCACATGCGGCGAAATCCTTCCGGGGCGGCGCCCTGAAAGCTGTAGATGGACTGCTTTTCATCGCCGACGGCGAAAACGGTGCGCTCGTCTTGTTCCCTGACGCCGAGGCCGGAATAGAAATCATCGGCGAGGCGGCGGATGACTTCCCATTGCTCGGGGCTGGTGTCCTGCGCCTCATCGATAAGAATGTGGTCGATGCCGCCGTCGAGCTTGAAGTGGACCCAGGACACGCCGCCGTCGGATTCAAGCAATCCGGCGGCTTTAAGAATCAGGTCGTCATAATCGAGCAGGGCGCGGGCGCTTTTCAATACCTCGTATTCCGCCAAAAGAGCGCCGCCGAACCGAATAAGCGCCGAAGTCGTCTCGGCGTCGCGGACGGCGTGAAGGCGCTTGCCGACCTCGGCGACCCTGCCCTGCTCAATAAGCAGGGCTTCCTCCGCCTGCGGATTGGCCGCCGCCAAATCCTTGGTTATCAGTTTATCGCGTGGTTCGCCTTCTTTAGTGAGAAAGCCGCCCATATACAAAGTGACAAACGTCGCCGCCCTGTCTTGCGCGTTCATTGCCGACCATGAGATCAGGATGGATGAACGTTCCTTATCGGTCTTTTTACCCCCGGCCAGGACGGCGGCGGCTGAACGCAGACCTTGTACGTTGTACGCGCCGTCGGCGACGGCCATGGCGACTGCCGCCGCTTCGGTTTCTCCCGGAGTCAGGCCGAAGCCCGCATAGGCGGCGTCGATCATGGCGTCAATGCCGCCGACGCGATGTTGCTGTTTGGCGAACCGCCCGCGCCGAAAGGCAAGTTCCTTTTTCAGTTTGGCAAAGCCGTCCTCGCCGACCATTCCGGCCAATACCTTGAGGGCGGCGGCAATGTCTTCGCCGCCGGGGCGTTGGGTTGTCAGGAGCAATCGGTCACGGGCCTCTTCCATAAGTTCGCTCGCGGTCCGCTCGTCAAGCACCGAAAAATGAGGAGACACCCCGGCTTCCAAAGGAAAGCGGCCCAGCAGCGATTCGCAAAAACTATGGATGGTGCGGATTTTGAAGCCGCCGGGCGACTCCAGGACCTGCGCGAACAAGCGTCGGGCCGGGGCCGGATCATCCGGCGCCTTGGCGGCCCCGGTGAGAGCGCGAAGAGAATCTTTCAGTTCGCCATCGGAGGCGCGCGCCCATTCGGCAAGGCGCTTGTTAAGCCGGTTGGCCATTTCGGCGGCCGCCGCCTTGGTGAATGTCAGACACAGCAATCGTTCCGGCTTGGCCCCCATAAGCAGCAACCGCGAAATGCGGTCGATCAACACATGGGTCTTGCCGGTTCCGGCGTTGGCCGACACCCATGCCGAGGCCTTAGGGTCGGCCGCCATACGCTGGTTGGCGACGCCGCCGAAATCATCCCCGTCCCGCCCGCTCATTCTTGTTCTCCGCCGTCGCCGAGACCCCATTCCTTGACTCTGGCCAGATGGTCATAGTCGCCTTCATGGCGCTCGTACTGAACCCGCACCCGCGACAGATAAGGCGTCTTTTCCATGTCGTAGCAGCCGAGCAGACGCACGAGTCCGGCCCGGCTCTTGTCGATCAGGTTGCGAACGCCGCTTTCCAATTTGGGCCGTGCAGTCTTTCCCGGTTCGCGTCCTCCCGAGACGAGAACATAAACAAGCTCGGAAACGTCGGCTTTGCCGATGGCCTTGAACCCACCGGCTTCGGCGATCAGCGCTTCCAGGGGAAGTTGCGGCGCCAGGCCGCTTTCCATCTGGGCGCCGCTGGGGTTGCTGCCGGTTTTATAGTCGATAACGGCAAGGGTTCCGTCCTTCAGGCGGTCGATGCGGTCGGCCCGCGCTTTCAGCGTGAACGGCCCTCCGGCAAGATCGAGGATGATATCTCCCTCGACCTCGGTTCCCTCCGTCTTGACGCCGCTCGCCCGGCGCTCGCGCTCCCAGCCGACGAACCAATGGGCGACGCGCTCGAAGCGCGGCCACCACAGCGCCCTAACGATAGGCCACGCCATCAACCGGGCGAAGACTTCGCGCCCGATGGAGATCAACCTGTCCTCGGCGTCATCGGGCATCTCGTTCGGCCAGGCGCGGACAAACTTATCCAGAATTTCATGGATGACGTTTCCCCGTTGTCCGGCGTCGGGGTCGGCGTCAATCGGCTCAAGAGGCCGGAGGCGAAGAATCCGCCTCGCATAAACGGCATAAGGGTCGCGGATCAGCTTTTCGATCTCTGTCGTCGGCAGTTCCCGTGGGCGGGCGCTTAGCGGAGGACTGAATTTCGGTTGCCCGACCGGCGTCGGCGGCCCGCCATGATCATCCAGCCCCCTCGCCCAGCCGAGCCAATCGTCGGAAGGCTCAAGGGCATGGGCAAGTCCCGCTCCCTCCAGCAGGTTGTCGATTCGTTGCAGCCAACGGGAGGGGACCGTCGGCGCGCCGCCGATCCGTTCGGCCCTGGTCAGAACGACCCGAGACGCCGATATCCCCTGCACAAAGTCGTGGGCGGAAAGGCCGATGCGGCGTTCCGGCGCTGGAAGACCGAAGTCCTTCTGCATGGATCGGCTCATCCACGGGCTTGGCCGCGCTTCCGGGGGCCATGTGTCTTCGTTGAGACCGCCCAGAATCATGACATCGGCATGTTGCAGCCGCGCTTCAAGATTGCCCCAGATATAAAGCCGGGGGTGGCTTCCGAAGGCGGGCCGCACCACGCGCCCCGCCATCAGCGAGTCGAAAAAGGCCGGGTAGCGCCTCCCGTCCATGCCGACGCAAAAAACGCCGATGTTCTCGCCCAGTTCGGCGATGAACCCCGCCGCCGCTTCGCCGTCGGCGCCGCGCCACAATCGTTCGGCGCCGGTTTCTTCGGCGGTGGCGGCCAGGGTTTCAGAAAAGGCGATATGAGCCTTTAACAGGTCGCCGGGCGAAGTCGATCCCTCGTCCATCAGACGGGCAAACGGCTTGACGGCTTGTTCAAGGACATCCAGCCCCGGCGACAGCGCGTCAAGGTCTTCGGCGGTTTTGTCGCGGCCTCGGCTCAACGCATTGTGGCGCGTCGCGGCCACGGCGGCGCGCAGTCCGGCGACGCCCGGTCCCGGTCGAGGTCCGCGCAGCAGATGTTTCTCCAGTTTCCTGGCCCAGACGCGAAAGTCAGGCTCGCTCCATCCGCCCCCCGCCAACGGATGCTTGAGAACCGAAAGCAACGCCACCGGCGCCAGATCCTCCGCCGCCATTTCCGCCGTTAGCCTTAAGAACGCCCCCGGCGGAGTCTCGGCCAGGGGTCTGCCCGCCGAATCATCAATATGGATATTCCACCGGCGCAGTTCCTCGGCGACGCGCCGCGCCAGAGACCGATCCGGCGTCACCAGGGCGGACGTGCGCCCCGGCGTTTCCAGGCCGTGACGCATCATCAGGGCGATGGCCCCGGCCTCGGCCTGCGGATCGGGAGCGTTGATGCGGATAATTCCGTCGATATCGGCCGGCGTTATCGTAGCGGCAACCACTTCGCCCGTGGTCTCAGGACTGCTGAGCGCCGAGTTTATCAAACGGCTGCGTCCGGGCGCGACGCCGATCTTGTCAAAGGCGGGCCAATCGGTGACATCGCCGCGCCCGACGCCCAGATGTTCAAGCAGGCGGGCCATGCCGAACTGGGGATGGGACGGCCCCAGCGTCCGCCATGAGAGGTCGTCCATGTTCACATCAAGACCGGGAAGGACCAGCTTCCCCGACGGCAGCCCGGCCACCACCTTGAGCAAGTCGGCGGTGGCGGGGATGGAGCCGGTGGAACCGGCGGCGACAACCGGATGGCTCGGCGGATTCCTGAGCCAGACGCCTGCCCTAGCCTCCAGCAGCCGGTTGCGGCGCTCCGCCGGGTCCAGGCATCCCTCCTCGTCAAGAAGCAAAGGCCATTGCTCGGTGATTATTTTCAGAAACTTCAGGGTGATCCGCCAATGATCGGCCAATTCCTTCAGTTCATCGGGAACCAGTTTCGCCAGCCGCGCAAAAGACAGACGCTCGGTATGCGCCTGATCAAGAAAGCGGGATAATTCGGCAGCCAGACGACATGCCTGATCGGGAGCGGCGTCAACGCCCTCGAAGGCCATAACCAGCCGGGCCAGCAACAGTTGGCGGCGCAGACCGGGAACGGCGGGAGGAATGTCGAGTCCTCCCGGCATTTCGTCAAGTCCGCCGGTCAGCGCCAGTTCATCCTCGTCGATATC belongs to Rhodospirillales bacterium RIFCSPLOWO2_02_FULL_58_16 and includes:
- a CDS encoding double-strand break repair protein AddB, coding for MSGVYTIPAGVSFVDALAAGIVSASGKTPEELTDVEVLLPTRRACRALGEAFLRLNEGKPMLLPRMTPLGDIDEDELALTGGLDEMPGGLDIPPAVPGLRRQLLLARLVMAFEGVDAAPDQACRLAAELSRFLDQAHTERLSFARLAKLVPDELKELADHWRITLKFLKIITEQWPLLLDEEGCLDPAERRNRLLEARAGVWLRNPPSHPVVAAGSTGSIPATADLLKVVAGLPSGKLVLPGLDVNMDDLSWRTLGPSHPQFGMARLLEHLGVGRGDVTDWPAFDKIGVAPGRSRLINSALSSPETTGEVVAATITPADIDGIIRINAPDPQAEAGAIALMMRHGLETPGRTSALVTPDRSLARRVAEELRRWNIHIDDSAGRPLAETPPGAFLRLTAEMAAEDLAPVALLSVLKHPLAGGGWSEPDFRVWARKLEKHLLRGPRPGPGVAGLRAAVAATRHNALSRGRDKTAEDLDALSPGLDVLEQAVKPFARLMDEGSTSPGDLLKAHIAFSETLAATAEETGAERLWRGADGEAAAGFIAELGENIGVFCVGMDGRRYPAFFDSLMAGRVVRPAFGSHPRLYIWGNLEARLQHADVMILGGLNEDTWPPEARPSPWMSRSMQKDFGLPAPERRIGLSAHDFVQGISASRVVLTRAERIGGAPTVPSRWLQRIDNLLEGAGLAHALEPSDDWLGWARGLDDHGGPPTPVGQPKFSPPLSARPRELPTTEIEKLIRDPYAVYARRILRLRPLEPIDADPDAGQRGNVIHEILDKFVRAWPNEMPDDAEDRLISIGREVFARLMAWPIVRALWWPRFERVAHWFVGWERERRASGVKTEGTEVEGDIILDLAGGPFTLKARADRIDRLKDGTLAVIDYKTGSNPSGAQMESGLAPQLPLEALIAEAGGFKAIGKADVSELVYVLVSGGREPGKTARPKLESGVRNLIDKSRAGLVRLLGCYDMEKTPYLSRVRVQYERHEGDYDHLARVKEWGLGDGGEQE
- a CDS encoding antitoxin produces the protein MPATTRLKNDVIQIRASAETKALFVHAAALRGQKLSEFMLESARHQAEETLLDQRVFFLDEKAHTRFLAMLDAPPEPSAEARARLNRKTSWEA
- a CDS encoding double-strand break repair helicase AddA, with protein sequence MSGRDGDDFGGVANQRMAADPKASAWVSANAGTGKTHVLIDRISRLLLMGAKPERLLCLTFTKAAAAEMANRLNKRLAEWARASDGELKDSLRALTGAAKAPDDPAPARRLFAQVLESPGGFKIRTIHSFCESLLGRFPLEAGVSPHFSVLDERTASELMEEARDRLLLTTQRPGGEDIAAALKVLAGMVGEDGFAKLKKELAFRRGRFAKQQHRVGGIDAMIDAAYAGFGLTPGETEAAAVAMAVADGAYNVQGLRSAAAVLAGGKKTDKERSSILISWSAMNAQDRAATFVTLYMGGFLTKEGEPRDKLITKDLAAANPQAEEALLIEQGRVAEVGKRLHAVRDAETTSALIRFGGALLAEYEVLKSARALLDYDDLILKAAGLLESDGGVSWVHFKLDGGIDHILIDEAQDTSPEQWEVIRRLADDFYSGLGVREQDERTVFAVGDEKQSIYSFQGAAPEGFRRMCAYFREKTTNAGRAWRETSLIQSHRSTPDILGAVDRVFAVAEAADGLRGEDEEIRHHAKRTGHAGLVEVWPVVKPGEVADDTAWDDPVDRVGTDAPAVILAGRIADAIRRWIDDKEELVSAGRPIRPDDIMILVRKRGTFADAMIRALKVRNVPVAGSDRMKLTKQLAVMDLISLGGFALMPEDDLTLAEVLKGPFIGLDDEALYGIAYQRSGSLWRSLREKASDEAAFANAAAYLKDILRRADYAPPFEFFAHVMGAKGGRRAILSRLGHEAADPIDEFLSLALDFERTHTPSLQGFLNWIAAGETEVKRDLDIGRPEVRVLTVHGAKGLEANVIFLPDTFSVPDQRMEDYILWGENTPLWPADKSTEPEACRTLREAVRRVGRQEYNRLLYVAMTRARDRLYICSFAGAKQAETGPPQGCWYDMARASIAGCGSAVEVPVIGFDEPGLRLASRQEAAPRESGGGRRPVAEPSTPPAWAVAPPPQEPTPLRPLIPSRPEGEEPAMRQPLGVDGIARFQRGRLIHRLLQSLPDLDPSRRAAAARRYLKMPVHCLNDAEQAEIADEVMAVLEHREFAPLFGPGSRAEAAISGEVFGHVISARVDRLLVTGEAVSVIDYKTNRLIPENENDAPVYYLRQMAVYRQALGLIYPGRPVRCLLLWTDGPRLMALSDSLLDRHGGV
- a CDS encoding GNAT family N-acetyltransferase, which encodes MSAASPPLSAPEPLGPRHDVSRFTNGVHPSLDQWLRERAQASEGLSARTYVVCPRDEPERVVGYFSISTALEQRRILPSAKLRSGSPEQVPLLLIGRLAVDAKWRGRGLGSALLADALRRCLAASEIAGVRGVIVHAINDDAANFYKGHGFVRSPLGERVMLMPIETVRALVG